One Candidatus Afararchaeum irisae genomic region harbors:
- the thrC gene encoding threonine synthase has translation MSHVKGLRCRECGEEYPAVMKNTCESCFGPLEVEYDWSEVDVSREEIESGPNSIWRYADLLPIDNEDSVVDLGTGFNHLYEADNLADELGIGELYILNDSVNPSFSFKDRVTGVAVAKAIEFGVDAVGCASTGNLASSVAAHAAKANLPAYIFIPDTIEKGKITQTLTYDPEIVPVEGNYDDANRLATEVADENGWGFVNINLRPYYTEGSNTMAYEVAEQLGWEAPDHVVHPMAAGASLLSVQKGYKQLEKLGLIEDGDVKMSGSQPEGFPIAEAVRNDEPVKPIQEYETLAHSLAIGSPADGFYAKDAILESGGYAANPDDDAIIEGIKLLARTEGIFTEPAGGTTVAGLRQLAEEGRIDDDETVVVNITGNGLKAESTLSEFVTVPESISPSIGEFEDRKQRQNNKTKNKKEAVPGGEQ, from the coding sequence ATGAGCCATGTCAAGGGACTAAGATGCAGGGAGTGTGGGGAGGAGTATCCGGCGGTAATGAAGAACACGTGTGAGTCGTGTTTCGGACCTCTCGAAGTTGAGTACGACTGGAGTGAGGTAGACGTATCGCGCGAGGAGATAGAGTCAGGCCCGAACTCGATCTGGAGGTACGCCGACCTTCTTCCGATAGACAACGAGGACTCGGTCGTCGACCTCGGGACAGGATTCAACCATCTCTACGAGGCGGACAACCTAGCCGACGAACTCGGGATAGGAGAGCTTTACATACTCAACGACTCGGTGAATCCTAGCTTCTCGTTCAAGGACCGTGTCACGGGGGTCGCGGTCGCAAAGGCGATAGAGTTCGGCGTAGACGCGGTAGGCTGTGCGTCGACGGGTAACCTAGCTTCGAGTGTAGCCGCCCACGCCGCGAAGGCGAACCTTCCGGCTTACATCTTCATACCCGACACGATAGAGAAGGGCAAGATAACACAGACACTGACGTACGACCCTGAGATAGTTCCCGTTGAGGGCAACTACGACGACGCCAACAGGCTCGCCACCGAGGTCGCCGACGAGAACGGCTGGGGATTCGTCAACATCAACCTGCGTCCCTACTACACAGAGGGTTCGAACACGATGGCTTACGAGGTCGCCGAACAGCTCGGCTGGGAGGCTCCCGACCACGTCGTCCATCCGATGGCGGCAGGTGCGTCTCTCCTGTCGGTTCAGAAGGGATACAAGCAGCTTGAGAAGCTCGGTCTGATAGAGGACGGCGACGTCAAGATGAGCGGATCACAGCCCGAGGGATTCCCGATAGCCGAGGCGGTGAGAAACGACGAGCCCGTGAAGCCGATACAGGAGTACGAGACACTCGCCCACTCTCTCGCGATAGGAAGTCCCGCGGACGGATTCTACGCCAAGGACGCCATACTCGAGTCAGGAGGATACGCCGCAAACCCCGACGACGACGCCATCATCGAGGGTATCAAGCTCCTAGCGCGCACCGAGGGGATATTCACAGAGCCGGCGGGAGGTACGACAGTCGCGGGTCTCAGACAGCTCGCCGAGGAGGGACGTATCGACGACGACGAGACCGTAGTCGTCAACATAACCGGAAACGGTCTCAAGGCAGAGAGTACTCTCTCGGAGTTCGTGACTGTACCCGAGAGCATATCTCCGAGTATCGGTGAGTTCGAGGACAGGAAGCAGAGACAGAACAACAAGACCAAGAACAAGAAAGAGGCAGTTCCTGGAGGTGAACAGTAA
- a CDS encoding MTH865 family protein, which translates to MDTDTEDLRDRVYEVVEDANYPVEKPMDLVPHLPDGLSTTVEVDGESFSAVEIGKAISDDFPFENADDLADKVAEALAS; encoded by the coding sequence ATGGATACCGACACCGAGGATCTACGTGACAGGGTCTATGAGGTCGTGGAGGACGCTAACTACCCCGTCGAGAAGCCTATGGATCTCGTGCCGCATCTCCCCGACGGTCTCTCGACAACTGTAGAGGTTGACGGAGAGTCATTCTCGGCGGTCGAGATAGGCAAGGCAATAAGCGACGACTTCCCGTTCGAGAACGCCGACGACCTCGCCGACAAGGTCGCCGAGGCACTCGCGAGTTAA
- a CDS encoding 2-amino-3,7-dideoxy-D-threo-hept-6-ulosonate synthase, with protein MIGKEIRLDRIRDRESKNFVIIPMDHGVSIGPVEGLRDLESTVNDIAEGGGDAVLMQKGIVSEGHRGKGRDMGLIVHINAATSLGEPNNKVLVGTVEEAVRRGADAVSVQVNVGSETEPQQLQDLGKVADECEKYGMPLVAMMYVRGHDVDSADVENIAHATRIGAELGADVVKTAYTGDPDEYRQVIEGCPAPVVIAGGPKAETEREVLQDISDAMDVGARGVAMGRNVFQRENVPAMVGAISSIVHDGVSVDEAMEESGL; from the coding sequence ATGATTGGTAAGGAGATACGGCTCGACAGGATACGTGACAGGGAGTCGAAGAACTTCGTAATTATCCCGATGGATCACGGCGTCTCTATTGGCCCCGTCGAGGGGCTAAGAGATCTCGAATCCACGGTAAACGACATAGCAGAGGGCGGCGGCGACGCTGTTCTGATGCAGAAAGGTATAGTGAGTGAGGGACACAGAGGAAAGGGACGTGACATGGGTCTGATCGTCCACATAAACGCGGCTACTTCTCTCGGCGAGCCTAACAACAAGGTTCTCGTAGGAACCGTGGAGGAGGCTGTGCGCCGCGGTGCCGACGCCGTCTCTGTACAGGTCAACGTCGGAAGCGAGACCGAGCCACAGCAGCTTCAGGATCTCGGTAAGGTCGCCGACGAGTGTGAGAAGTACGGTATGCCTCTCGTAGCTATGATGTACGTACGTGGACACGACGTCGACAGCGCCGACGTCGAGAACATAGCCCATGCGACACGTATAGGAGCCGAACTCGGAGCCGACGTCGTAAAGACCGCCTACACAGGAGATCCCGACGAGTACAGACAGGTCATAGAGGGCTGTCCCGCTCCCGTGGTTATAGCCGGCGGACCCAAGGCTGAGACAGAGAGGGAGGTTCTCCAGGACATAAGTGACGCGATGGACGTCGGAGCGAGAGGTGTCGCGATGGGGCGAAACGTCTTCCAGAGGGAGAACGTGCCTGCGATGGTGGGAGCCATTTCGTCTATTGTCCACGACGGCGTCTCCGTAGACGAGGCGATGGAGGAGTCGGGACTATGA
- a CDS encoding 3-dehydroquinate synthase II, which translates to MTAKEVWYKADEGDWDDRLPLITAAIESGVDYILVDDKDVEKVRELGETKVAAFVDSNTSKEVETDADVVVVGKDAEGDGTTDFPPDLGGSSDLSKVRQIDDRDVASYVEIQNKEYERFAAEAAKDADYVVAIGEDWKIIPLENLIADVGEETQLIAGVDSAEEAETAFETLEIGSDGVLLDTDDPGVIKDTVEARDRAESEEIDLTTAEVTTVEPTEMADRVCVDTATLMEPGEGMLVGSMSSGLFLVHAETAESPYVASRPFRVNAGAVHAYIRVPGGETKYLSELEAGDDVLIVDEDGETRQSIVGRSKIEKRPMMLVEVEKDGERYRTLLQNAETIKLVTPDGPKSVTELDEGDEIKIYIEEGGRHFGTQVEESVLEK; encoded by the coding sequence ATGACTGCTAAAGAGGTCTGGTACAAGGCGGACGAGGGCGACTGGGACGACAGACTCCCCTTGATTACGGCGGCGATAGAGAGCGGCGTCGACTACATACTCGTCGACGACAAAGATGTCGAGAAGGTCCGCGAACTCGGAGAGACGAAGGTAGCGGCTTTCGTCGACTCGAACACATCAAAGGAGGTCGAGACAGACGCCGACGTCGTCGTAGTCGGAAAGGACGCTGAGGGCGACGGAACGACCGATTTTCCTCCTGACTTAGGGGGATCGAGCGACCTGTCGAAGGTAAGACAGATCGACGACCGCGATGTCGCGAGCTACGTCGAGATACAGAACAAGGAGTACGAGAGGTTCGCGGCGGAGGCGGCTAAGGACGCCGACTACGTAGTCGCGATAGGAGAGGACTGGAAGATAATTCCTCTCGAAAACCTGATCGCGGATGTCGGCGAAGAGACTCAGCTTATAGCAGGAGTCGACTCGGCGGAGGAGGCGGAGACAGCATTCGAGACACTCGAAATAGGCTCCGACGGTGTCCTCTTAGACACCGACGATCCCGGAGTCATAAAGGACACAGTAGAGGCGAGGGACAGGGCGGAGTCGGAGGAGATCGATCTCACGACCGCGGAGGTCACGACTGTCGAGCCCACCGAGATGGCTGACAGGGTCTGTGTCGACACCGCGACGCTCATGGAGCCCGGAGAGGGAATGCTCGTCGGATCTATGTCGAGCGGTCTCTTCCTCGTACACGCAGAGACCGCCGAGTCGCCCTACGTCGCCTCACGCCCCTTCCGAGTCAACGCTGGAGCCGTCCACGCCTACATACGTGTCCCCGGCGGAGAGACGAAGTACCTCAGCGAGCTCGAAGCCGGAGACGACGTCCTCATAGTCGACGAGGACGGCGAGACGAGACAGTCGATAGTCGGCAGGTCGAAGATAGAGAAACGCCCAATGATGCTCGTCGAGGTCGAGAAGGACGGCGAGAGGTACAGGACGCTTCTCCAGAACGCCGAGACGATAAAGCTCGTGACACCCGACGGTCCGAAGTCGGTGACTGAGTTAGACGAGGGGGACGAGATTAAGATATACATAGAAGAAGGCGGGAGACATTTCGGAACACAGGTCGAGGAGAGCGTTCTCGAAAAATAA
- the aroD gene encoding type I 3-dehydroquinate dehydratase, whose translation MLHLSQPLVVASLTSDLVERAREADERGADAVEVRLDLYGSDGDPVDSVRDLADSDVDLPVIATNRPTWEGGDFEGDEDARVEILSRAAEYADAVDIELNASDEVHGEVLDAADDAEATLIASYHDFDSTPSYDEIRGVLSEAAEIGIPKLAVYAESRDDVLRLLEATLEHDGDVCTIAMGEKGSHSRVVAPLYGSRLTYASLGDDSTAPGQLTVSEVRQTLDILLR comes from the coding sequence ATGCTACATCTCTCACAGCCTCTCGTCGTCGCAAGTCTGACCTCCGATCTCGTCGAAAGAGCACGTGAAGCCGACGAGAGAGGAGCCGACGCAGTTGAGGTACGTCTCGACCTATACGGTTCCGACGGCGATCCAGTCGACTCAGTACGTGACCTCGCAGACTCCGACGTCGACCTCCCGGTTATAGCCACCAACCGCCCGACTTGGGAGGGAGGTGACTTCGAGGGCGACGAGGACGCACGTGTCGAGATCCTCAGCCGCGCTGCGGAGTACGCCGACGCAGTCGACATAGAGCTAAACGCCTCTGACGAGGTACACGGCGAGGTACTCGATGCCGCCGACGACGCCGAGGCGACTCTAATCGCCTCGTACCACGACTTTGACTCGACGCCGTCGTACGACGAGATACGTGGCGTCCTCTCGGAGGCAGCGGAGATAGGGATTCCGAAGCTCGCGGTTTACGCCGAGTCGAGGGACGACGTTCTCCGGCTCTTGGAGGCTACACTCGAACACGACGGAGATGTCTGTACCATAGCGATGGGGGAGAAGGGCTCTCACTCGCGCGTCGTCGCGCCCCTCTACGGCTCGCGTCTGACGTATGCGTCTCTCGGTGACGACTCGACAGCCCCCGGACAGCTTACTGTCTCGGAGGTCAGACAGACCTTAGACATCCTACTCAGATGA
- a CDS encoding Mov34/MPN/PAD-1 family protein, producing MRLFRSRNVLGIADETVEFILATCRDTHPNEFLGLLSTTQARRLGIDRDGLVITDVVVVPGTESGEAIATMRDEMIPTPTNASTVGTVHSHPTGNTIPSQQDLATFSKKGNYHIIVGHPYTRNSWACYDDRGIEREIDVLDVELDDEHEDDDFFDFTEEELRDD from the coding sequence ATGAGACTCTTCAGATCCAGAAACGTCCTCGGAATCGCCGACGAGACGGTCGAGTTCATACTAGCGACGTGCCGTGACACCCATCCCAACGAGTTCCTGGGTCTCCTGAGTACGACTCAGGCGAGACGTCTCGGGATAGACCGCGACGGACTCGTGATAACAGATGTCGTCGTAGTTCCGGGTACCGAGTCGGGTGAGGCGATAGCCACGATGAGGGATGAGATGATACCCACGCCTACGAACGCCTCGACAGTCGGAACCGTCCACTCACATCCCACGGGGAACACGATACCGAGTCAGCAGGATCTCGCTACCTTCTCTAAGAAGGGCAACTACCACATAATAGTCGGACATCCCTACACGCGTAACTCGTGGGCGTGTTACGACGACAGAGGCATAGAGAGGGAGATAGACGTCCTCGACGTCGAGTTAGACGACGAACACGAAGACGATGACTTTTTTGACTTCACCGAAGAAGAGTTGAGAGATGACTGA
- a CDS encoding adenylyltransferase/cytidyltransferase family protein, with protein MTETAETQTRVLATGTFDLLHPGHLHYLSESRELGDELHVIVARESMIDHKEPPVVSGRQRRDMVEALDPVDTAVLGSEDSIFDPLEDLDPDVITLGYDQYYSEEELEEELEDRGFEIEVVRVGKREERDYEILSTTSIIDAVIDERC; from the coding sequence ATGACTGAGACGGCAGAGACGCAGACTCGCGTGCTCGCAACGGGTACCTTCGATCTACTCCACCCGGGACATCTCCATTACCTCTCGGAGTCGAGGGAGCTAGGCGACGAGCTTCACGTCATTGTCGCGCGTGAGTCTATGATAGACCACAAGGAGCCTCCCGTTGTATCCGGGAGACAGAGACGTGACATGGTCGAGGCTCTCGATCCCGTCGATACCGCCGTACTCGGGAGCGAGGACTCGATATTCGACCCGCTCGAAGACCTCGACCCCGACGTAATCACACTCGGCTACGACCAGTACTACTCCGAGGAGGAGCTTGAGGAAGAGCTCGAAGACAGGGGATTCGAGATAGAAGTCGTGAGAGTAGGCAAGAGAGAGGAGCGCGACTACGAGATACTCTCTACTACCTCGATCATAGACGCTGTCATAGACGAGAGATGCTGA
- the gatC gene encoding Asp-tRNA(Asn)/Glu-tRNA(Gln) amidotransferase subunit GatC: protein MTDTDTGTDTQLGRDDVEHIADLARIDLDEDEVEPFVDDFNQILDYFEGLDEIPEDVERSDDFENVMREDEVEASLPQEDVLENAPETEDGYVKAPKVSESD from the coding sequence ATGACCGACACCGACACGGGTACCGACACACAGCTCGGACGTGACGACGTCGAACATATCGCCGACCTCGCACGTATAGATCTCGACGAAGACGAGGTCGAGCCCTTCGTAGACGACTTCAACCAGATACTCGACTACTTCGAGGGTCTCGACGAGATTCCCGAAGACGTCGAGAGATCCGACGACTTCGAGAACGTCATGAGGGAAGACGAGGTCGAGGCGTCGCTTCCACAGGAAGACGTCCTCGAAAACGCTCCCGAGACCGAGGACGGATACGTAAAGGCACCTAAGGTGTCGGAGTCAGACTAA
- the gatA gene encoding Asp-tRNA(Asn)/Glu-tRNA(Gln) amidotransferase subunit GatA, with translation MSYNAFISRCEIGGGDGELSDLTLGVKDNISTEGVETTCGSEVLEGYVPPYDATAVSRLKDEGARILGKTNMDEFGMGTTTETSAYGSTKNPVNEEYVPGGSSGGSAAAVAAGEVDAALGTDTGGSVRCPAAFCGIVGLKPSYGLVSRYGLIAYANSLETIGPMARDVETVARVLDVIAGEDDNDSTSTSAPTDGSYVEAVEDPVDVDGLSIAVPEELIGEGTEDGVKEVFEAALDQLEDAGASYHYVSLPSLEHALAAYYVIAMGEASSNLARFDGVRYGKADDPEGKSWNEAFSEARSRFGEEVKRRIMLGTYALSEGYHGKYYKKAQNARELVKRDFDEALDEADVVASPTMPVTPFRIGETLDDPMQMYLADANTTPVNLAGVPSVSLPAGDVDGLPVGLQITAGSFEDAKLLGIAESVTDVVG, from the coding sequence ATGAGCTACAACGCATTCATAAGCCGGTGTGAGATAGGCGGTGGCGACGGCGAACTTTCCGATCTCACCCTCGGAGTCAAGGACAACATATCCACCGAGGGGGTCGAGACGACGTGTGGGTCCGAGGTTCTCGAAGGCTATGTTCCGCCCTACGACGCCACGGCTGTGAGCCGTCTCAAGGATGAGGGCGCGAGAATACTCGGAAAGACCAACATGGACGAGTTCGGGATGGGTACGACGACAGAGACGAGTGCCTACGGCTCTACGAAGAACCCCGTCAACGAGGAGTACGTCCCCGGAGGGTCTTCGGGAGGAAGTGCCGCCGCAGTCGCCGCGGGAGAGGTCGACGCCGCGCTAGGGACTGACACCGGCGGCTCGGTACGGTGCCCCGCTGCCTTCTGTGGGATCGTCGGTCTCAAGCCCAGTTACGGTCTCGTCTCCCGTTACGGTCTGATCGCCTACGCCAACTCGCTCGAAACCATAGGCCCGATGGCTCGTGACGTAGAGACGGTCGCACGTGTCCTCGATGTAATCGCGGGGGAAGACGACAACGACTCGACGTCTACTTCTGCACCGACCGACGGGAGTTACGTCGAAGCCGTCGAAGACCCCGTAGACGTCGACGGTCTCAGTATAGCGGTTCCCGAGGAACTTATCGGAGAAGGCACAGAGGACGGCGTGAAGGAGGTCTTCGAGGCGGCACTCGACCAACTCGAAGACGCCGGCGCGTCGTACCATTATGTCTCCCTCCCGAGTCTCGAACACGCACTCGCCGCCTACTACGTCATAGCCATGGGAGAGGCTTCGAGTAACCTCGCGCGTTTCGACGGCGTGAGGTACGGAAAAGCCGACGACCCAGAGGGCAAGAGCTGGAACGAGGCTTTCTCGGAGGCGAGGAGCCGTTTCGGAGAGGAGGTCAAACGCCGTATAATGCTCGGAACCTACGCCCTGAGCGAGGGCTACCACGGAAAGTACTACAAGAAGGCACAGAACGCCCGAGAGCTCGTAAAGAGGGACTTCGACGAGGCTCTCGACGAAGCCGACGTGGTTGCCTCGCCGACTATGCCTGTAACTCCTTTCCGTATAGGCGAGACACTCGACGACCCGATGCAGATGTACCTCGCCGACGCAAACACTACTCCCGTCAACTTAGCGGGTGTGCCCTCGGTAAGTCTCCCCGCTGGCGACGTCGACGGACTCCCCGTGGGTCTCCAGATTACCGCGGGAAGCTTCGAGGACGCGAAGCTACTCGGGATCGCCGAGTCAGTGACCGACGTCGTGGGATAG
- a CDS encoding DNA topoisomerase VI subunit B: MSYQSKLTDDIAEELAQEQRSISVAEFFEKNKHMLGFDSGARGLVTAVKEGVDNSLDACEEAEILPDIFVEIEELDETYRLVIEDNGPGIVRKQIPKIFGKLLYGSRFGKRVQSRGQQGIGISAAVLYSQLTSGKPAKIVSKTESGEAHEFEITIDTDTNDPEILSDEIVDWDRTHGTRIEIELEANMRARKQLHTYIKNTAVVNPHARIRLREPENDFEFERATDELPEKAEEIKPHPHGIELGTLIRMLESTDSYNVGAFVRQEFTRVGSKTSDEILDEFRDRHYGREMAWSTPSPDGVADMRQSVIDSVSNKTTGDTRKFADHVVENLLQHETLAGFEIRDEIDDAAEKTQDETGTTFGETVRQKAAEAVASFLTEDTNPVDDVHEIVESATTTSKDAETVEEISKILAPKLVRDDEGEDETEDRLGSRAVYDDVTEYVDRAADSVEELRDVRVGETARKNIVDEIWDTMRTVPDDVPLVREVAEDRDTARLLLDSMRATDVMSPPTGCLSPITPDLMEKGLRKEFDAEFYSTATRDASVHGGDPFVVEAGIAYGGSLHGDSKADLLRFANRVPLVYQQGACVITDAVEGIGWRNYGLSQSSGSLPEGPLVIMVHVASTNVPFTSESKDAVAGVPEIHDEVELAVREVARDLKDHLSKQRSRQKRKKKERVIGKILPEMAEKVAEITGKETPEIDETVAEIMNKVYVSVESDGGSSASVEVTNHSNSGECFELHIFTDAEPSVDGNTDGVEVVDLDGEYDLVWNVDLAKGESASIEYSAEGESEIQQITAEGIEDDLIQIHENNE, translated from the coding sequence GTGTCTTATCAATCTAAACTTACGGACGATATTGCTGAGGAACTAGCACAGGAACAGCGTTCTATCTCCGTAGCCGAGTTCTTCGAGAAGAACAAACATATGCTCGGCTTCGACTCCGGAGCACGTGGTCTCGTGACGGCTGTCAAGGAGGGGGTCGACAACTCACTCGACGCGTGTGAGGAGGCGGAGATACTCCCCGACATATTCGTCGAGATAGAGGAGCTCGACGAGACTTACAGGCTCGTGATCGAGGACAACGGTCCGGGGATAGTCAGAAAGCAGATTCCGAAGATATTCGGTAAGCTCCTCTACGGAAGCAGGTTCGGGAAACGTGTTCAGTCGAGAGGTCAGCAGGGTATAGGAATCTCCGCCGCTGTCCTATACTCACAGCTCACGAGCGGAAAGCCCGCGAAGATCGTCTCGAAGACAGAGAGCGGCGAGGCTCACGAGTTCGAGATAACCATCGACACCGACACCAACGACCCCGAGATACTCAGCGACGAGATAGTCGACTGGGACAGGACACACGGCACACGTATTGAGATAGAGCTCGAGGCGAACATGCGTGCGAGGAAACAGCTCCATACCTACATCAAGAACACGGCTGTCGTCAATCCCCACGCACGTATACGTCTCAGGGAGCCCGAGAACGACTTCGAGTTCGAGAGGGCGACCGACGAGCTGCCCGAGAAGGCTGAGGAGATAAAGCCACATCCTCACGGAATAGAGCTCGGAACTCTCATACGTATGTTAGAGTCGACCGACTCGTACAACGTCGGTGCCTTTGTGAGACAGGAGTTCACCCGGGTAGGATCGAAGACCTCTGACGAGATACTCGACGAGTTCCGTGACAGACACTACGGGAGGGAGATGGCGTGGTCGACCCCCTCTCCCGACGGTGTCGCGGATATGAGACAGTCGGTCATAGACTCGGTCTCGAACAAGACCACCGGCGACACGCGGAAGTTCGCCGACCACGTAGTCGAGAACCTACTTCAGCACGAGACCTTAGCCGGGTTCGAGATACGTGATGAGATCGACGACGCCGCCGAGAAGACACAGGACGAGACCGGGACGACATTCGGCGAGACAGTACGTCAGAAAGCCGCCGAGGCAGTCGCCTCGTTCCTCACCGAGGACACAAACCCAGTCGATGATGTCCACGAGATAGTCGAGTCGGCGACCACGACCTCGAAGGACGCCGAGACGGTCGAGGAGATATCGAAGATACTCGCGCCGAAGCTCGTACGTGATGACGAGGGTGAAGACGAGACCGAGGACAGACTCGGATCGAGAGCCGTCTACGACGACGTCACCGAATACGTAGACAGAGCGGCTGACTCGGTCGAGGAGCTACGTGACGTCCGTGTGGGTGAGACAGCGAGGAAAAACATCGTCGACGAGATCTGGGATACGATGAGGACTGTCCCCGACGACGTGCCTCTCGTGAGAGAGGTAGCCGAAGACAGAGACACCGCACGTCTACTCCTCGACTCGATGCGTGCGACAGACGTGATGTCGCCTCCGACGGGCTGTCTGTCTCCCATAACACCCGACCTCATGGAGAAGGGTCTCAGAAAGGAGTTCGACGCCGAGTTCTACTCGACGGCGACGCGTGACGCGAGCGTCCACGGAGGCGACCCCTTCGTCGTCGAGGCGGGAATCGCATACGGCGGATCACTCCACGGCGACTCGAAAGCAGACCTCCTGAGGTTCGCCAACAGGGTTCCACTCGTCTACCAACAGGGAGCGTGTGTCATAACCGACGCAGTCGAGGGAATCGGATGGAGGAACTACGGTCTAAGCCAGTCGTCAGGGTCGCTACCTGAGGGTCCTCTCGTGATAATGGTACACGTCGCCTCGACGAACGTTCCCTTCACAAGCGAGTCGAAGGACGCCGTCGCCGGAGTCCCTGAGATACACGACGAGGTTGAGTTAGCGGTAAGAGAGGTTGCACGTGACCTCAAGGATCACCTGAGTAAACAGAGGTCGCGCCAAAAAAGGAAGAAGAAGGAACGTGTCATAGGGAAGATACTCCCCGAGATGGCTGAGAAGGTCGCCGAGATCACGGGGAAGGAGACCCCCGAGATAGATGAGACAGTCGCCGAGATAATGAACAAGGTCTATGTCTCTGTCGAATCCGACGGCGGGTCGTCGGCGTCGGTCGAGGTCACCAACCACTCGAACTCGGGTGAGTGCTTCGAGCTTCACATCTTCACCGACGCCGAGCCGAGTGTCGACGGTAACACAGACGGCGTAGAGGTAGTCGACCTCGACGGCGAGTACGACTTGGTCTGGAACGTAGACCTCGCGAAGGGCGAGTCGGCGAGCATAGAGTACTCGGCTGAGGGCGAGAGCGAGATACAGCAGATCACAGCCGAGGGAATAGAGGACGACCTAATACAGATACACGAGAACAATGAGTAA
- a CDS encoding DNA topoisomerase IV subunit A: MSREEAARQTLLELADEIYEQFDDGEIPRVRLPTRTKNNVEYDEDSDVWVYGDSKSTRSANSVSGARKLLRLVYTTEFLREQIEEERSSTLRELYYLSEGWENAQFSSQDESDRLIEDLEILGDLRREALHMRPEEDGATVIGPLELREQTRRGERDIHCQEDVGEGGYQIPTDVDTVEFLDDDADFVLAVETGGMRDRLVENGFDESHNSIIVHLKGQPARSTRRIIKRLHDERDLPVVVFTDSDPWSYRIYSSVAYGSIKSAHLSKHLATPEAEFIGIQPSDIVDYDLPTDPLSDSDINALENELTDPRFDTPYWREQIELQLDIDKKAEQQSLASYGLDFVTDEYLPERLSEMGVV; the protein is encoded by the coding sequence ATGTCGAGGGAAGAGGCAGCACGCCAGACACTCCTCGAACTCGCTGACGAGATATACGAACAGTTCGACGACGGCGAGATACCACGTGTACGTCTCCCGACACGTACGAAGAACAACGTCGAGTACGACGAGGACTCCGACGTCTGGGTCTACGGAGACTCGAAGAGTACGCGGTCGGCGAACTCCGTCAGCGGCGCGCGTAAGCTACTGCGTCTCGTCTACACTACCGAGTTCCTCCGCGAACAGATAGAGGAGGAGAGGTCGTCGACACTCAGGGAGCTATACTATCTCTCCGAGGGATGGGAGAACGCACAGTTCTCGTCACAGGACGAGAGCGACCGCCTCATAGAGGATCTCGAAATACTCGGCGACCTGAGACGTGAGGCGTTACATATGCGTCCCGAGGAGGACGGCGCGACCGTCATAGGTCCTCTCGAACTCCGTGAACAGACGAGACGTGGCGAGCGCGACATACACTGTCAGGAGGACGTCGGTGAGGGAGGCTACCAGATACCCACCGACGTCGACACAGTCGAGTTCCTCGACGACGACGCCGACTTCGTCTTAGCAGTCGAGACGGGTGGTATGCGTGACCGTCTCGTCGAGAACGGCTTCGACGAGTCACATAACTCGATCATAGTACATCTCAAGGGGCAGCCTGCGCGTTCGACGAGACGTATCATAAAGAGGCTCCACGACGAGCGTGACCTTCCCGTCGTCGTCTTCACTGACAGTGACCCGTGGTCTTACAGGATATACAGCAGCGTCGCCTACGGCTCTATAAAGAGCGCCCATCTCTCGAAGCATCTCGCGACTCCCGAGGCTGAGTTCATAGGCATACAGCCCTCCGACATAGTCGACTACGACCTGCCGACCGACCCTCTGAGTGACTCCGACATAAACGCTCTCGAAAACGAGCTTACAGATCCGAGGTTTGACACTCCTTACTGGAGGGAACAGATCGAGCTTCAGTTAGACATAGACAAGAAAGCGGAACAGCAGTCACTCGCTTCGTACGGTCTCGACTTCGTGACAGACGAGTACCTCCCCGAGAGACTGTCGGAGATGGGTGTGGTGTGA
- a CDS encoding type II toxin-antitoxin system HicB family antitoxin yields the protein MSTEIKRKITLTQEDGVWVAKDEDEGVASQGSTKEEALDNLEEAVALHRGEIGREPTEEELREIGIDPEDNDNDNDNDNDNEAGGELPDFLKLK from the coding sequence ATGAGTACCGAAATAAAACGCAAGATAACCCTGACCCAAGAAGACGGCGTCTGGGTGGCTAAGGATGAAGATGAGGGAGTGGCGTCTCAGGGATCGACGAAGGAAGAAGCCCTCGATAACCTTGAGGAGGCGGTCGCCTTACACAGGGGCGAGATAGGACGTGAGCCTACCGAGGAAGAGCTTCGTGAGATCGGCATAGATCCCGAGGACAACGACAACGACAACGACAACGACAACGACAACGAAGCCGGAGGCGAACTCCCTGACTTTCTGAAGTTGAAGTAG